A stretch of the Argentina anserina chromosome 6, drPotAnse1.1, whole genome shotgun sequence genome encodes the following:
- the LOC126801227 gene encoding PHD finger protein ALFIN-LIKE 3-like yields MALNGAGTGAAYNPRTVEEVFRDFKGRRTGLIKALTTEAEEFHQQCDPEKENLSLYGFPSELWEVNLPAEEVPPELPEPALGINFARDGMAEKDWLALVAVHSDAWLLSVAFYFGSRFGFDKTERKKLFSMINELPTIFEVVTGTAKKEVKEKPSSNHGSNKSKSSSKARGSESQGRQLEVLPPKDEDEGLDEDEEDEHEEETCGACGRGGPSSLDEPWILCDFCETWFHMKCVKVTPAKAKQIKQYKCPSCNNKRARPM; encoded by the exons ATGGCTTTGAACGGAGCCGGCACCGGAGCAGCCTACAATCCCCGGACCGTCGAAGAGGTCTTCCGAGATTTCAAGGGCCGCAGAACTGGCCTGATCAAGGCCCTCACTActg AGGCTGAAGAGTTCCATCAGCAGTGTGATCCTG AGAAGGAGAATCTTTCCTTGTATGGATTCCCCAGTGAGCTTTGGGAAGTCAACTTACCTGCTGAAGAAGTGCCTCCGGAGCTGCCAGAGCCTGCACTAGGTATCAACTTTGCAAGAGATGGTATGGCAGAAAAGGACTGGCTAGCTTTGGTTGCTGTTCATAGTGATGCATGGCTACTTTCTGTTGCCTTCTATTTTGGATCCAGATTCGGGTTTGATAAGACTGAAAG GAAGAAACTTTTTAGCATGATTAATGAACTTCCAACAATATTTGAAGTTGTGACTGGTACTGCAAAGAAGGAAGTAAAGGAGAAGCCATCTTCAAACCATGGCAGCAACAAATCCAAGTCAAGCTCCAAAGCG agaGGTTCAGAATCTCAGGGAAGACAGTTGGAAGTGCTGCCCCcaaaagatgaagatgagggGTTGGACGAAGACGAGGAAGATGAACATGAAGAAGAGACATGCGGAGCTTGTGGCCGAGGTGGGCCATCTTCGTTAGATGAACCCTGGATTTTGTGCGATTTTTGTGAGACGTGGTTCCACATGAAGTGTGTGAAGGTGACCCCTGCAAAAGCAAAACAGATTAAGCAGTACAAATGCCCTTCATGCAACAACAAGAGGGCTCGCCCCATGTAG
- the LOC126797274 gene encoding nuclear transcription factor Y subunit A-3-like, which translates to MGVPLPHCRSTKKSGDHVPNQDSSSTQSTGQSHSELTSLKEDNPCGQGVVTGYNEQQGRRVGGHKKSLSTITSQQFVFPSQLDFSQSVAHVPFHCAEPYIGGLLAPYGPQAMFHHPQMMGIAPARVPLPLDLAEDEPIYVNAKQYRAILRRRQFRAKLEAQNKLTKVRKPYLHESRHVHALKRARGSGGRFLNMKKLQDSKPNTSHGVDASGSGQLHMTRFMSESDVHEADNYRDGASTTSCSDITSTSNSDDIFSRQDFRFFGYPSHIGGTLQVPLVDLHGGGGNQQHGSIFR; encoded by the exons ATGGGTGTGCCACTACCACATTGTCGTAGCACCAAAAAATCTGGTGACCATGTTCCAAATCAAGATTCATCCTCAACTCAATCCACTGGTCAATCGCACTCTGAGTTGACTAGTTTGAAAGAAGACAATCCCTGTGGGCAAGGCGTAGTTACAG GGTATAATGAACAACAAGGGAGGCGTGTTGGGGGCCACAAGAAGTCTCTTTCCACAATCACAAGTCAACAATTTGTCTTCCCTTCTCAACTTGATTTTAGCCAGTCCGTG GCTCATGTTCCCTTCCACTGTGCCGAACCATACATTGGTGGCTTACTTGCTCCTTATGGGCCACAAGCTATG TTTCATCATCCTCAGATGATGGGGATTGCTCCTGCTCGGGTTCCCTTGCCTCTTGATCTTGCAGAAGATGAACCGATATATGTAAACGCAAAACAGTACCGCGCAATTCTGAGGCGGAGGCAATTTCGTGCCAAGCTTGAAGCTCAAAACAAGCTCACCAAAGTTCGAAAG CCTTATCTTCATGAATCTCGACATGTTCATGCATTAAAGAGGGCTAGAGGTTCTGGCGGGCGCTTTCTCAACATGAAAAAGCTCCAAGATTCTAAGCCTAACACAAGCCATGGAGTAGATGCTTCAGGTTCTGGTCAGCTACATATGACCAGATTTATGTCAGAATCTGATGTTCATGAGGCTGACAACTATCGAGATGGTGCTTCCACAACCTCTTGCTCTGACATCACTAGCACCTCTAACAGTGATGATATCTTTTCACGGCAAGATTTCAGGTTCTTTGGCTACCCCTCTCACATTGGTGGGACACTACAAGTTCCGCTAGTTGATTtgcatggtggtggtggaaacCAGCAGCATGGTTCTATCTTTCGGTGA
- the LOC126798848 gene encoding polyadenylate-binding protein-interacting protein 3-like isoform X3 yields MNMQPAVHSKSSSNGFGRRRGEREGGARVENKSQSGKGNHSKSSSKAGNYESPSRDRLVFLTTCLIGQHVEVQVKNGSIYTGIFHATNADKDFGIILKMARMTKDGSLRGQKTVSDSVSKAPSKTLIITSKELVQVIAKDVSISREGLLTEVHHEKHQELMIDSSISQTRRGEMERELEPWIPEEDDPRCPELENIFDGHWNRNWDQFETNEALFGVKSTFDEELYTTKLEKGPRMRELEREALRIAREIEGEDTQDLHAAEERGMQPYENFDIDEETRYSSVYRGGVVDDSGYDEDEDILLDSCNNDTFGGSPDSVRKTSIDWTGGKSNNGVQDYTHYSESNIAPELYRSGSYDHARQLASEPPNKSFSSTAGESSEHGDTDSATDAVEKHVLAGDSQTSKPDEKAKDSSDTGVQSSNATSYTPLPYTSKGQDKTSSSELEGPVAGKGHVQTHTVNTHGRPGSSASSNSECAVAVSASGGRGLSPSSSLGSLSSEKSTLNPNAKEFKFNPHAKSFVPSQAPVRPPSPVSDGSFYYPTNLPAVPHMPGMPVGIGQGHSFAHQPVMFNPQVGQMQAPQAYYHPNGPQYGQQMLLGHPRQVVYMPNYQPEMPYKGRDY; encoded by the exons ATGAATATGCAGCCAGCTGTCCACTCTAAATCATCTTCTAATGGTTTTGGTCGTCGAAGAGGTGAAAGAGAAGGGGGTGCTAGGGTTGAAAATAAGTCGCAGTCCGGAAAAGGAAACCATAGCAAATCAA GCAGCAAAGCTGGTAACTACGAGAGTCCTTCCCGTGATCGACTAGTATTTTTAACTACATGTCTTATTGGACAACATGTGGAGGTTCAGGTGAAAAATGGATCCATATACACGGGAATATTTCATGCAACAAATGCTGATAAAGATTTTG GAATCATATTGAAAATGGCTCGCATGACAAAAGATGGTTCGTTACGTGGGCAGAAGACTGTGTCAGATTCAGTTAGCAAGGCTCCTTCAAAGACTTTAATTATAACTTCGAAAGAACTTGTGCAAGTTATAGCAAAG GATGTCTCAATAAGTAGAGAAGGGTTGTTGACTGAGGTCCACCATGAAAAACATCAGGAGTTAATGATAGATTCCTCCATATCACAAACCCGCCGTGGTGAGATGGAGAGAGAGCTGGAACCGTGGATCCCTGAGGAAGATGATCCACGTTGTCCGGAGTTGGAAAATATATTTGATGGACATTGGAATAG gaACTGGGATCAATTTGAAACAAATGAAGCATTATTTGGGGTAAAAAGCACATTTGATGAGGAACTCTACACaacgaagcttgaaaaaggtCCTAGAATGAGAGAGTTGGAAAGGGAAGCTTTAAGAATAGCAAGAGAAATTGAGGGAGAGGACACCCAGGATTTGCATGCAGCAGAG GAAAGAGGCATGCAGCcatatgaaaattttgatattgATGAGGAGACCAGATACTCCTCTGTTTATCGGGGTGGGGTAGTTGATGATAGTGGATACGACGAAGATGAGGATATCTTGTTGGATTCATGTAACAATGATACATTTGGAGGTTCTCCTGACTCTGTGAGGAAGACTTCTATAGATTGGACAGGTGGAAAAAGCAACAATGGAGTTCAG GATTACACACACTATTCTGAATCTAATATCGCTCCAGAGTTGTATCGTTCTGGATCTTATGACCATGCTAGGCAACTGGCATCAGAACCACCTAATAAAAGTTTTTCCAGTACAGCCGGTGAAAGCAG TGAGCATGGAGACACAGACAGTGCTACTGACGCTGTAGAAAAGCATGTG CTGGCTGGGGATAGTCAAACATCAAAACCAGATG AGAAGGCCAAAGATTCATCTGATACAGGTGTGCAGTCCTCAAATGCCACCTCCTATACTCCACTTCCTTACACGTCCAAGGGTCAAGATAAGACGAGTTCTAGTGAACTAGAGGGTCCAGTGGCCGGCAAAGGACATGTACAAACGCACACAGTAAATACTCATGGACGACCTGGTAGTTCTGCATCTTCCAATTCAGAATGTGCAGTTGCTGTCTCTGCTTCTGGTGGCCGTGGTTTATCACCAAGCTCATCCTTGGGTTCCTTGTCCTCTGAAAAGTCGACATTGAATCCCAATGCTAAG GAATTTAAATTCAACCCACATGCAAAGAGTTTTGTTCCATCTCAAGCCCCTGTTAGGCCTCCTTCCCCGGTGTCAGATGGTTCCTTCTATTATCCAACAAACTTGCCTGCTGTACCACATATGCCTGGCATGCCTGTTGGCATTGGA CAGGGACACTCTTTTGCACACCAACCTGTTATGTTTAATCCACAGGTGGGGCAGATGCAAGCACCCCAAGCATATTATCATCCCAATGGGCCTCAG TATGGACAACAGATGCTTCTTGGACACCCTAGACAAGTTGTATACATGCCAAACTATCAACCT GAAATGCCATATAAAGGACGAGATTATTAA
- the LOC126798848 gene encoding polyadenylate-binding protein-interacting protein 3-like isoform X2, with protein sequence MNMQPAVHSKSSSNGFGRRRGEREGGARVENKSQSGKGNHSKSSSKAGNYESPSRDRLVFLTTCLIGQHVEVQVKNGSIYTGIFHATNADKDFGIILKMARMTKDGSLRGQKTVSDSVSKAPSKTLIITSKELVQVIAKDVSISREGLLTEVHHEKHQELMIDSSISQTRRGEMERELEPWIPEEDDPRCPELENIFDGHWNRNWDQFETNEALFGVKSTFDEELYTTKLEKGPRMRELEREALRIAREIEGEDTQDLHAAEERGMQPYENFDIDEETRYSSVYRGGVVDDSGYDEDEDILLDSCNNDTFGGSPDSVRKTSIDWTGGKSNNGVQDYTHYSESNIAPELYRSGSYDHARQLASEPPNKSFSSTAGESSEHGDTDSATDAVEKHVLAGDSQTSKPDDSEKAKDSSDTGVQSSNATSYTPLPYTSKGQDKTSSSELEGPVAGKGHVQTHTVNTHGRPGSSASSNSECAVAVSASGGRGLSPSSSLGSLSSEKSTLNPNAKEFKFNPHAKSFVPSQAPVRPPSPVSDGSFYYPTNLPAVPHMPGMPVGIGGHSFAHQPVMFNPQVGQMQAPQAYYHPNGPQYGQQMLLGHPRQVVYMPNYQPEMPYKGRDY encoded by the exons ATGAATATGCAGCCAGCTGTCCACTCTAAATCATCTTCTAATGGTTTTGGTCGTCGAAGAGGTGAAAGAGAAGGGGGTGCTAGGGTTGAAAATAAGTCGCAGTCCGGAAAAGGAAACCATAGCAAATCAA GCAGCAAAGCTGGTAACTACGAGAGTCCTTCCCGTGATCGACTAGTATTTTTAACTACATGTCTTATTGGACAACATGTGGAGGTTCAGGTGAAAAATGGATCCATATACACGGGAATATTTCATGCAACAAATGCTGATAAAGATTTTG GAATCATATTGAAAATGGCTCGCATGACAAAAGATGGTTCGTTACGTGGGCAGAAGACTGTGTCAGATTCAGTTAGCAAGGCTCCTTCAAAGACTTTAATTATAACTTCGAAAGAACTTGTGCAAGTTATAGCAAAG GATGTCTCAATAAGTAGAGAAGGGTTGTTGACTGAGGTCCACCATGAAAAACATCAGGAGTTAATGATAGATTCCTCCATATCACAAACCCGCCGTGGTGAGATGGAGAGAGAGCTGGAACCGTGGATCCCTGAGGAAGATGATCCACGTTGTCCGGAGTTGGAAAATATATTTGATGGACATTGGAATAG gaACTGGGATCAATTTGAAACAAATGAAGCATTATTTGGGGTAAAAAGCACATTTGATGAGGAACTCTACACaacgaagcttgaaaaaggtCCTAGAATGAGAGAGTTGGAAAGGGAAGCTTTAAGAATAGCAAGAGAAATTGAGGGAGAGGACACCCAGGATTTGCATGCAGCAGAG GAAAGAGGCATGCAGCcatatgaaaattttgatattgATGAGGAGACCAGATACTCCTCTGTTTATCGGGGTGGGGTAGTTGATGATAGTGGATACGACGAAGATGAGGATATCTTGTTGGATTCATGTAACAATGATACATTTGGAGGTTCTCCTGACTCTGTGAGGAAGACTTCTATAGATTGGACAGGTGGAAAAAGCAACAATGGAGTTCAG GATTACACACACTATTCTGAATCTAATATCGCTCCAGAGTTGTATCGTTCTGGATCTTATGACCATGCTAGGCAACTGGCATCAGAACCACCTAATAAAAGTTTTTCCAGTACAGCCGGTGAAAGCAG TGAGCATGGAGACACAGACAGTGCTACTGACGCTGTAGAAAAGCATGTG CTGGCTGGGGATAGTCAAACATCAAAACCAGATG ACTCAGAGAAGGCCAAAGATTCATCTGATACAGGTGTGCAGTCCTCAAATGCCACCTCCTATACTCCACTTCCTTACACGTCCAAGGGTCAAGATAAGACGAGTTCTAGTGAACTAGAGGGTCCAGTGGCCGGCAAAGGACATGTACAAACGCACACAGTAAATACTCATGGACGACCTGGTAGTTCTGCATCTTCCAATTCAGAATGTGCAGTTGCTGTCTCTGCTTCTGGTGGCCGTGGTTTATCACCAAGCTCATCCTTGGGTTCCTTGTCCTCTGAAAAGTCGACATTGAATCCCAATGCTAAG GAATTTAAATTCAACCCACATGCAAAGAGTTTTGTTCCATCTCAAGCCCCTGTTAGGCCTCCTTCCCCGGTGTCAGATGGTTCCTTCTATTATCCAACAAACTTGCCTGCTGTACCACATATGCCTGGCATGCCTGTTGGCATTGGA GGACACTCTTTTGCACACCAACCTGTTATGTTTAATCCACAGGTGGGGCAGATGCAAGCACCCCAAGCATATTATCATCCCAATGGGCCTCAG TATGGACAACAGATGCTTCTTGGACACCCTAGACAAGTTGTATACATGCCAAACTATCAACCT GAAATGCCATATAAAGGACGAGATTATTAA
- the LOC126798848 gene encoding polyadenylate-binding protein-interacting protein 3-like isoform X1, translating to MNMQPAVHSKSSSNGFGRRRGEREGGARVENKSQSGKGNHSKSSSKAGNYESPSRDRLVFLTTCLIGQHVEVQVKNGSIYTGIFHATNADKDFGIILKMARMTKDGSLRGQKTVSDSVSKAPSKTLIITSKELVQVIAKDVSISREGLLTEVHHEKHQELMIDSSISQTRRGEMERELEPWIPEEDDPRCPELENIFDGHWNRNWDQFETNEALFGVKSTFDEELYTTKLEKGPRMRELEREALRIAREIEGEDTQDLHAAEERGMQPYENFDIDEETRYSSVYRGGVVDDSGYDEDEDILLDSCNNDTFGGSPDSVRKTSIDWTGGKSNNGVQDYTHYSESNIAPELYRSGSYDHARQLASEPPNKSFSSTAGESSEHGDTDSATDAVEKHVLAGDSQTSKPDDSEKAKDSSDTGVQSSNATSYTPLPYTSKGQDKTSSSELEGPVAGKGHVQTHTVNTHGRPGSSASSNSECAVAVSASGGRGLSPSSSLGSLSSEKSTLNPNAKEFKFNPHAKSFVPSQAPVRPPSPVSDGSFYYPTNLPAVPHMPGMPVGIGQGHSFAHQPVMFNPQVGQMQAPQAYYHPNGPQYGQQMLLGHPRQVVYMPNYQPEMPYKGRDY from the exons ATGAATATGCAGCCAGCTGTCCACTCTAAATCATCTTCTAATGGTTTTGGTCGTCGAAGAGGTGAAAGAGAAGGGGGTGCTAGGGTTGAAAATAAGTCGCAGTCCGGAAAAGGAAACCATAGCAAATCAA GCAGCAAAGCTGGTAACTACGAGAGTCCTTCCCGTGATCGACTAGTATTTTTAACTACATGTCTTATTGGACAACATGTGGAGGTTCAGGTGAAAAATGGATCCATATACACGGGAATATTTCATGCAACAAATGCTGATAAAGATTTTG GAATCATATTGAAAATGGCTCGCATGACAAAAGATGGTTCGTTACGTGGGCAGAAGACTGTGTCAGATTCAGTTAGCAAGGCTCCTTCAAAGACTTTAATTATAACTTCGAAAGAACTTGTGCAAGTTATAGCAAAG GATGTCTCAATAAGTAGAGAAGGGTTGTTGACTGAGGTCCACCATGAAAAACATCAGGAGTTAATGATAGATTCCTCCATATCACAAACCCGCCGTGGTGAGATGGAGAGAGAGCTGGAACCGTGGATCCCTGAGGAAGATGATCCACGTTGTCCGGAGTTGGAAAATATATTTGATGGACATTGGAATAG gaACTGGGATCAATTTGAAACAAATGAAGCATTATTTGGGGTAAAAAGCACATTTGATGAGGAACTCTACACaacgaagcttgaaaaaggtCCTAGAATGAGAGAGTTGGAAAGGGAAGCTTTAAGAATAGCAAGAGAAATTGAGGGAGAGGACACCCAGGATTTGCATGCAGCAGAG GAAAGAGGCATGCAGCcatatgaaaattttgatattgATGAGGAGACCAGATACTCCTCTGTTTATCGGGGTGGGGTAGTTGATGATAGTGGATACGACGAAGATGAGGATATCTTGTTGGATTCATGTAACAATGATACATTTGGAGGTTCTCCTGACTCTGTGAGGAAGACTTCTATAGATTGGACAGGTGGAAAAAGCAACAATGGAGTTCAG GATTACACACACTATTCTGAATCTAATATCGCTCCAGAGTTGTATCGTTCTGGATCTTATGACCATGCTAGGCAACTGGCATCAGAACCACCTAATAAAAGTTTTTCCAGTACAGCCGGTGAAAGCAG TGAGCATGGAGACACAGACAGTGCTACTGACGCTGTAGAAAAGCATGTG CTGGCTGGGGATAGTCAAACATCAAAACCAGATG ACTCAGAGAAGGCCAAAGATTCATCTGATACAGGTGTGCAGTCCTCAAATGCCACCTCCTATACTCCACTTCCTTACACGTCCAAGGGTCAAGATAAGACGAGTTCTAGTGAACTAGAGGGTCCAGTGGCCGGCAAAGGACATGTACAAACGCACACAGTAAATACTCATGGACGACCTGGTAGTTCTGCATCTTCCAATTCAGAATGTGCAGTTGCTGTCTCTGCTTCTGGTGGCCGTGGTTTATCACCAAGCTCATCCTTGGGTTCCTTGTCCTCTGAAAAGTCGACATTGAATCCCAATGCTAAG GAATTTAAATTCAACCCACATGCAAAGAGTTTTGTTCCATCTCAAGCCCCTGTTAGGCCTCCTTCCCCGGTGTCAGATGGTTCCTTCTATTATCCAACAAACTTGCCTGCTGTACCACATATGCCTGGCATGCCTGTTGGCATTGGA CAGGGACACTCTTTTGCACACCAACCTGTTATGTTTAATCCACAGGTGGGGCAGATGCAAGCACCCCAAGCATATTATCATCCCAATGGGCCTCAG TATGGACAACAGATGCTTCTTGGACACCCTAGACAAGTTGTATACATGCCAAACTATCAACCT GAAATGCCATATAAAGGACGAGATTATTAA